In Polynucleobacter sp. es-EL-1, the following are encoded in one genomic region:
- a CDS encoding MoaD/ThiS family protein, translating to MQVTLKLFASLTAYLPPNKKNGIEADIDVPEGATIGDLITRFSIPSKSAHLVMVNGVYIKPSERDQYVLKENDALAICPPVAGG from the coding sequence ATGCAAGTTACTCTCAAGCTTTTTGCCAGTCTGACGGCTTACTTACCCCCTAATAAAAAAAATGGCATTGAAGCAGATATAGATGTGCCAGAGGGCGCAACTATCGGAGATCTGATCACCCGCTTTAGCATTCCCAGTAAATCAGCCCATTTGGTTATGGTTAACGGTGTTTACATCAAGCCCAGTGAACGTGACCAGTATGTTCTGAAAGAAAACGATGCTTTAGCTATTTGCCCGCCTGTGGCTGGCGGTTGA
- a CDS encoding aldehyde ferredoxin oxidoreductase family protein, with protein MSWAGKLLRVNLTKGTCQSESLNMQWAKEYLGSRGLASKYLVEELDPKVDPLSEENKIIWATGPLTGTMASTGGRYTVVTKGPLTGAIACSNSGGYWGAELKMAGWDMVIFEGKSPKPVYLYIENDQAELIDASDIWGRSVWETEPTIKIKHQDPLIRVSCIGKAGENQVLYAAIVNDLHRAAGRSGVGAVMGSKNLKAIAVRGTKGVGNLKDPKAFMAATTAGKAVLAGHAVTGEGLPTYGTQVLMNVINEVGALPTRNHQDVQFEGAKDISAEAMAEPRATDGKAHLVANQACFGCTIACGRISKIDDTHFSIQNKPQHMHASGGLEYEAAWALGAANGVNDLEALQYANQICNEQGLDPISFGATVGAVMELYEMGVLTKEQIGIEAPFGSAKALCYLVEITAEGIGFGKEMGLGSARLTKKYGHPDLSMSVKGQEFPAYDGRVIQGIGLAYATSNRGACHLRGYTIASEVLGIPVKTEPADTNGKPELVKAFQDATAAFDSAGICIFTSFAWTLSDVAPQLQAACGDEFTVENLTTIGERIWNMERDFNNRAGFTHKDDNLPKRLMTEAAKTGPGKGSVSGLDKMLPEYYKVRGWDPEGRPSAETLKRLGL; from the coding sequence ATGTCATGGGCTGGAAAACTTTTACGCGTTAACTTAACAAAAGGCACTTGCCAATCTGAGTCCCTGAATATGCAATGGGCAAAAGAGTATTTAGGATCTAGGGGTTTGGCATCTAAATACTTAGTGGAAGAGCTGGATCCTAAAGTCGATCCGCTTTCTGAAGAGAACAAAATTATTTGGGCGACTGGCCCCCTCACGGGAACGATGGCTTCAACGGGTGGCCGATACACCGTTGTTACTAAAGGCCCTTTGACTGGCGCAATTGCATGCTCTAACTCTGGTGGTTATTGGGGTGCTGAATTAAAGATGGCCGGTTGGGATATGGTGATATTTGAAGGAAAGTCACCCAAGCCAGTGTATTTGTATATCGAAAACGATCAGGCTGAGTTAATTGATGCTTCTGATATCTGGGGAAGATCTGTTTGGGAAACAGAGCCAACTATCAAGATTAAACATCAAGACCCTTTGATTCGTGTCTCTTGCATTGGTAAGGCTGGAGAGAACCAAGTTTTGTACGCAGCAATCGTGAACGATTTACACCGTGCCGCAGGAAGATCCGGCGTTGGCGCTGTGATGGGAAGTAAAAATTTAAAAGCGATTGCTGTGAGAGGCACTAAGGGCGTTGGTAATCTCAAGGATCCCAAAGCATTTATGGCTGCGACTACTGCTGGTAAAGCTGTTTTAGCGGGTCATGCAGTTACCGGCGAGGGGCTCCCCACTTATGGCACACAAGTGCTGATGAATGTCATCAATGAAGTGGGTGCGCTTCCCACGCGAAATCATCAAGATGTTCAGTTTGAAGGCGCCAAGGATATTTCGGCAGAGGCAATGGCAGAACCCAGAGCTACTGATGGTAAGGCCCATCTCGTTGCCAACCAAGCGTGTTTTGGTTGCACGATTGCGTGTGGCCGTATCTCTAAGATCGATGACACCCATTTTTCTATTCAGAACAAGCCGCAACATATGCATGCTTCTGGAGGTCTAGAGTATGAAGCCGCTTGGGCGCTAGGCGCAGCTAATGGCGTGAATGATTTAGAGGCGCTTCAATATGCGAATCAAATTTGTAATGAGCAAGGTTTAGATCCGATTTCTTTTGGGGCCACCGTCGGTGCTGTGATGGAGCTCTATGAGATGGGTGTTCTTACCAAAGAGCAAATTGGTATTGAAGCTCCTTTTGGTTCGGCGAAGGCGCTTTGCTATTTGGTCGAAATTACCGCTGAGGGAATTGGTTTTGGCAAGGAAATGGGTCTTGGATCTGCGCGCTTGACCAAAAAATATGGTCATCCTGACCTTTCAATGAGTGTGAAAGGCCAAGAGTTTCCTGCATATGATGGTCGCGTGATTCAGGGCATTGGTCTAGCGTATGCAACCTCAAATCGAGGTGCCTGCCATTTGCGCGGTTACACCATTGCATCAGAGGTTCTTGGCATTCCCGTAAAAACTGAGCCAGCAGATACAAATGGAAAGCCAGAGTTGGTAAAAGCGTTTCAGGATGCAACCGCCGCTTTTGATTCTGCGGGAATTTGTATCTTTACAAGCTTTGCATGGACGCTTTCCGATGTTGCTCCGCAGTTGCAAGCCGCTTGCGGTGATGAATTTACAGTTGAAAACTTAACTACCATTGGTGAGCGCATCTGGAATATGGAGCGTGATTTTAATAACCGTGCTGGTTTTACTCATAAAGATGACAATCTGCCTAAGCGTTTGATGACTGAGGCTGCCAAAACAGGTCCTGGAAAAGGTTCTGTGAGTGGACTCGACAAAATGCTTCCTGAGTACTACAAGGTTCGTGGTTGGGATCCTGAAGGGCGCCCTAGTGCAGAAACTTTGAAACGTTTAGGGCTATAG
- a CDS encoding NAD(P)/FAD-dependent oxidoreductase gives MRHVILGNGPAGVIAAETIRERSPSAEIVMIGAEDSPPYSRMAIPYLLMGNIGEQGTYLRKDPQHFARLQVQSIQARVDSVNCNAKELTLHDGKKITFDKLLIATGSLPVRPPIAGIDLPGIHSCWTLEDARAITALAKPGARVLQMGAGFIGCIILEALASRQVSLTVVEMGDRMVPRMMTEAAGGMIKEWVQSKGVEVFTHTRVEEISKSNSALNVKLSNGKTLEVDLVISATGVKPNIGFLKNSGLNIDTGLLVNQQMQTSHPDIFAAGDVTESIDFSTGQRIINAIQPNAAEQARIAAINMAGGKTESLGALQINVLDTLGLISSSFGLWSGSRDGDHVEMIDKKLHKYIRLEFLDDVLIGATCVGTTEHIGVLRGLIQGKIALGSWKEVLLGDPTKVMEAYLAKGQAQSTWMN, from the coding sequence ATGAGGCATGTCATATTAGGCAATGGCCCAGCAGGGGTCATTGCCGCAGAAACTATTCGTGAGCGTTCCCCTTCGGCAGAAATCGTGATGATTGGTGCTGAAGATTCGCCGCCATATTCCCGTATGGCGATTCCCTATTTGCTCATGGGAAATATTGGGGAGCAGGGCACATATTTACGAAAAGATCCCCAACATTTTGCAAGACTACAAGTTCAATCCATTCAAGCGCGGGTTGACTCTGTGAATTGCAATGCAAAAGAATTGACATTGCATGATGGTAAGAAAATTACCTTTGATAAGCTATTAATTGCCACTGGGTCGCTGCCTGTTCGTCCCCCTATTGCAGGGATTGATTTGCCGGGCATTCACTCATGCTGGACTTTGGAGGATGCACGCGCGATTACCGCTTTGGCTAAGCCGGGGGCACGTGTGCTGCAGATGGGCGCAGGATTTATTGGATGCATTATTTTAGAGGCTCTGGCAAGTCGTCAGGTCTCATTGACAGTTGTTGAGATGGGTGATCGTATGGTTCCCAGAATGATGACTGAAGCCGCTGGTGGGATGATTAAGGAGTGGGTTCAATCCAAGGGCGTCGAAGTATTTACCCACACTCGGGTTGAGGAAATTTCAAAAAGTAATTCAGCTTTGAATGTGAAGTTATCGAATGGCAAAACCTTAGAGGTTGACTTAGTCATTTCTGCGACAGGGGTCAAGCCCAATATTGGATTCCTCAAAAATTCAGGATTAAATATTGATACTGGTCTACTGGTTAACCAACAAATGCAAACTTCCCATCCTGATATTTTTGCAGCTGGCGATGTAACGGAGAGTATTGATTTTTCAACCGGGCAGCGGATTATTAACGCTATTCAACCAAATGCTGCAGAGCAGGCTCGGATTGCTGCGATCAATATGGCTGGGGGAAAAACTGAGAGTTTAGGTGCGCTCCAGATTAATGTTCTCGATACCCTAGGATTAATCTCTTCCTCATTTGGTTTATGGTCAGGATCTAGAGATGGCGATCACGTTGAGATGATTGATAAAAAGTTGCATAAATATATTCGCCTAGAGTTTTTGGATGATGTATTAATTGGTGCAACCTGTGTTGGAACTACTGAACATATTGGCGTGCTGAGGGGTTTAATTCAGGGCAAAATTGCTTTGGGGTCATGGAAAGAAGTTTTATTAGGCGATCCCACCAAGGTAATGGAAGCCTATTTGGCTAAAGGGCAAGCACAATCGACCTGGATGAATTAA
- a CDS encoding ATP-binding protein, whose protein sequence is MNEKLDRLLSHLETFLPKPLTEEQWSSSTAFRWRRRDSIFGSIGFLQPVKHVADISFEDLQNIDRQRDAIRDNTKNFIQKKPANNILLTGARGTGKSSLIKASLHEFASQGLRLVEVEKEHLADLADITELLADRPERFIIFCDDLSFEDGESGYKAMKSALDGSVSAQVDNILIYATSNRRHLLPEYMKDNEGYVHGDDGEIHPGEVVEEKISLSERFGLWLSFYPPKQDEYLAIVTHWLRHFGLSESQIEAARADALVWALERGSRSGRVAWQFAKHWAGSHTK, encoded by the coding sequence ATGAATGAAAAATTAGACAGACTCTTAAGTCACCTAGAAACGTTTTTACCTAAGCCTTTAACTGAAGAGCAGTGGTCATCCTCTACCGCATTTAGGTGGCGTCGGCGCGATAGTATTTTTGGCAGCATTGGTTTTTTGCAGCCAGTCAAGCATGTGGCTGACATTAGTTTTGAAGATTTGCAAAATATTGATCGTCAGCGTGATGCGATTCGTGACAATACCAAAAACTTTATCCAAAAAAAGCCAGCAAATAATATTTTGCTAACGGGCGCACGAGGCACTGGAAAATCTTCCTTGATTAAAGCTAGTCTCCATGAATTTGCGAGTCAAGGTTTACGTCTGGTTGAGGTTGAGAAGGAGCACTTGGCTGATTTGGCAGACATCACGGAGTTGCTGGCGGATAGACCGGAACGCTTTATTATTTTCTGTGATGACCTCTCTTTTGAAGATGGTGAGTCTGGATATAAGGCCATGAAATCCGCCCTGGATGGATCTGTGTCCGCTCAGGTAGATAATATTTTGATTTATGCCACATCCAATAGGCGTCATCTATTGCCTGAGTACATGAAAGATAACGAGGGTTATGTTCATGGCGATGATGGTGAGATTCATCCAGGCGAAGTAGTTGAGGAAAAGATTTCTTTATCTGAGCGCTTTGGTTTGTGGCTTTCTTTTTATCCTCCAAAGCAAGATGAATATTTAGCCATCGTGACACATTGGTTGCGTCATTTTGGTTTGAGTGAGTCGCAAATAGAAGCTGCTCGTGCAGATGCATTGGTTTGGGCCTTGGAGCGCGGTTCACGTTCTGGTCGTGTGGCTTGGCAATTTGCTAAGCACTGGGCTGGCTCACATACTAAGTAA
- the argJ gene encoding bifunctional glutamate N-acetyltransferase/amino-acid acetyltransferase ArgJ, protein MSVNLPLPQKDQLKPVKGFEMGIAQAGIKKANRKDVLVMTLVPGSQIAGVFTLNRFCAAPVQVCREHLALGDAKGGIRALVVNTGNANAGTGERGMRDALATCDALAQELKLNPEQILPFSTGVILEPLPIEKLIAALPNAVANLNADHWLDAAEAIMTTDTQPKASSVSVQTPAGVVTITGICKGAGMIHPNMATMLGFIATDAGFAPGLLSQLTQEVADLSFNAITIDGDTSTNDSFIIMATGQSSVSIQSTDDPSYAVLRKALIDISCLLAQMIVRDGEGATKFMTIEVMGGKTNEECRLVAEAVAHSPLVKTAFFASDPNLGRILAAIGYAGIADLDVNQVQMWLGDVWVAKNGGRHPDYQEADGQRVMQAAEITVKIDLGRGSAEQTMWTCDLSHDYVSINADYRS, encoded by the coding sequence ATGTCAGTAAATTTACCTCTTCCTCAAAAAGACCAATTAAAGCCTGTTAAGGGCTTTGAAATGGGTATTGCCCAAGCTGGGATTAAGAAGGCAAATCGTAAAGATGTATTGGTGATGACCTTGGTTCCTGGGTCACAGATTGCTGGCGTTTTCACCTTAAATCGGTTTTGTGCCGCCCCTGTCCAGGTATGTCGCGAGCATTTGGCCTTGGGGGATGCCAAAGGCGGAATTCGTGCCTTGGTGGTCAATACTGGTAATGCCAATGCGGGAACTGGAGAGCGTGGAATGCGAGATGCTTTGGCAACTTGTGATGCTCTTGCTCAGGAATTAAAGTTAAACCCAGAACAGATTCTGCCTTTTTCAACCGGTGTGATTCTAGAGCCGCTTCCTATTGAAAAATTAATTGCTGCCTTACCAAATGCTGTTGCCAATTTAAATGCAGATCATTGGTTGGATGCTGCTGAGGCAATTATGACGACCGATACTCAGCCCAAGGCAAGCTCGGTATCCGTTCAAACGCCGGCAGGTGTAGTAACGATTACTGGTATTTGTAAAGGCGCTGGAATGATTCACCCCAATATGGCAACCATGCTCGGGTTTATTGCAACCGATGCTGGCTTTGCTCCTGGTCTACTCAGTCAGTTGACGCAAGAGGTTGCCGATCTTTCATTCAATGCTATTACGATTGATGGTGATACTTCAACGAATGATTCTTTCATCATCATGGCTACGGGGCAATCTTCAGTTTCCATTCAATCAACTGACGATCCTAGTTATGCGGTGTTGCGTAAGGCACTGATTGATATTTCTTGTCTGTTAGCTCAAATGATTGTGAGAGACGGTGAAGGTGCCACTAAATTTATGACGATCGAAGTCATGGGTGGCAAAACCAATGAAGAGTGCCGCTTAGTCGCAGAGGCTGTAGCGCATTCTCCATTAGTAAAAACAGCTTTTTTTGCAAGCGATCCAAATCTAGGCCGTATTCTTGCGGCGATTGGTTATGCGGGTATTGCAGACCTCGATGTCAATCAAGTCCAGATGTGGCTTGGGGATGTTTGGGTGGCTAAAAATGGTGGGCGCCATCCTGATTACCAAGAGGCTGATGGTCAAAGAGTGATGCAAGCAGCTGAAATTACCGTCAAGATAGATTTAGGCCGTGGTTCAGCTGAGCAAACCATGTGGACTTGTGACTTATCTCACGATTATGTTTCCATTAACGCCGATTACCGCTCGTAG